One genomic window of Podarcis muralis chromosome 9, rPodMur119.hap1.1, whole genome shotgun sequence includes the following:
- the LRIT3 gene encoding leucine-rich repeat, immunoglobulin-like domain and transmembrane domain-containing protein 3 isoform X1 gives MFEIPVNVPVDTVKLRIEKTVIRKIPTEAFYYLVDLKYLWLTYNSIANIDTSSFYNLKLLHELRLDGNLLSSFPWESLAEMPNLRTLDLHNNLMTSIPAEAGKYLRNLTYLDISSNKLTSLPSDILDILLPFSETGLPRNTEPRNADSIIQRVILGLQDNPWYCDCRISKLIEFSKIVDTAILLLDPFVACSGPESLAGILFQRAELEQCLKPSVMTSATKITSPLGSNVLLRCDATGYPTPQLTWVRSDNVPVNYTVIQESPGEGVRWSIISLTGISYKDAGDYRCKAKNLAGMSEAAVTVTVVGVVTTTVSPQKYGKKTAADQQNTTQEEVKQESLNATTASPSTLPTSTSSPTTVATSEGPTTDRSSDKKPPKSMPDGRKNAKSNTNGGKKQPGDVSKKDDGTSLSAAAGAEKNGAVKNLRVIPETDERVTLTWKTASVTSNSSLTVLYSKYGEKDMLPLSTDPSKNKVTIDGLEPSTQYMACVVPKGTPPTKDQCIIFSTDGITMEDDYQIPILLVAGGVACAVVLPLIFFLLYKVLMLHRKPKPVREDDLEKETYVKFETLSLKPRSVVAGGELWARRNTDESERLLLCSRSSMDSQMTFKSEGSRSEYLC, from the exons ATGTTTGAGATACCTGTAAACGTTCCAGTGGATACAGTGAAACTCCGGATAGAAAAGACTGTCATACGAAAGATCCCAACTGAAGCCTTCTACTACCTGGTGGATCTCAAATACCTGTGGCTTACCTACAACTCTATAGCAAACATTGACACGAGCAGCTTCTATAATTTAAAACTATTGCATGAATTGCGCCTGGATGGGAATTTGCTGTCAAGTTTCCCTTGGGAATCTTTGGCTGAGATGCCTAACCTCCGAACACTTGACTTACACAACAACCTAATGACCAGCATTCCTGCTGAGGCCGGCAAATATCTGAGGAATCTCACTTACCTGGACATATCTAGCAACAAATTAACCTCTCTGCCATCAGACATCTTGGATatcttgcttcctttttctgaaaCAGGATTGCCCAGAAACACAGAACCCAGGAATGCAGACTCCATAATACAGAGGGTCATACTAG GCTTGCAGGACAACCCATGGTATTGTGACTGTCGGATTTCCAAGCTAATTGAATTTTCCAAAATTGTGGATACCGCCATTTTGCTTCTGGACCCTTTTGTGGCTTGCAGTGGACCTGAGAGCCTGGCTGGGATTTTGTTCCAAAGAGCAGAGCTGGAACAGTGCTTGAAACCATCCGTCATGACTTCGGCCACAAAGATCACCTCGCCCCTGGGAAGCAACGTCCTACTGCGCTGTGATGCAACTGGCTATCCCACCCCACAACTCACCTGGGTTAGGTCAGACAATGTGCCGGTGAACTATACAG TTATTCAAGAAAGTCCCGGTGAAGGTGTAAGATGGTCCATCATCAGCTTGACCGGCATTTCCTACAAGGATGCAGGTGACTACAGATGCAAGGCCAAAAATTTGGCTGGAATGTCAGAAGCTGCTGTTACAGTCACTGTTGTTGGCGTTGTCACCACAACTGTTTCTCCACAAAAGTACGGGAAAAAGACTGCAGCAGACCAGCAAAACACGACCCAGGAAGAGGTCAAACAAGAATCCTTGAATGCAACCACCGCTTCTCCTTCAACACTGCCTACAAGCACTTCTTCTCCTACAACAGTGGCTACCAGTGAAGGGCCTACAACTGACAGAAGCAGCGACAAAAAACCACCCAAGTCAATGCCAGATGGAAGAAAGAACGCCAAATCAAATACAAACGGAGGCAAGAAACAACCAGGTGATGTCAGCAAGAAGGATGACGGGACATCCctcagcgcagcagcaggagctgAAAAAAACGGTGCAGTAAAAAACCTAAGAGTAATTCCTGAAACTGACGAAAGAGTGACCTTAACATGGAAAACTGCCAGTGTCACAAGCAACTCTTCTTTGACTGTGTTGTACTCAAAGTATGGGGAGAAAGACATGCTGCCCCTGAGCACTGACCCCTCGAAAAACAAAGTCACCATAGATGGTTTGGAACCCAGCACACAATACATGGCCTGTGTTGTTCCCAAAGGGACCCCACCTACGAAGGACCAATGCATCATTTTCTCCACTGATGGAATTACCATGGAAGATGATTATCAGATTCCCATTTTGCTGGTAGCTGGTGGGGTGGCCTGTGCCGTTGTCTTACCGTTGATATTTTTCTTACTGTATAAAGTCTTAATGCTTCACAGGAAACCAAAACCTGTCAGGGAAGATGACCTTGAAAAAGAGACTTACGTCAAATTTGAAACCCTTTCCCTCAAACCACGTTCCGTGGTGGCAGGTGGGGAGCTTTGGGCTCGGCGGAACACCGATGAGTCAGAAAGACTACTGCTGTGTTCTAGGTCAAGTATGGATTCTCAGATGACCTTCAAAAGTGAAGGCTCAAGGTCAGAGTACCTCTGCTGA
- the LRIT3 gene encoding leucine-rich repeat, immunoglobulin-like domain and transmembrane domain-containing protein 3 isoform X2 translates to MDAYVHSRGTQRECLGIKDFRFWVYQLSWKEVMYLIAAVCIVMSFLEEVDSFCPSQCTCIYHGRGDDTGTRSVLCNDPDMFEIPVNVPVDTVKLRIEKTVIRKIPTEAFYYLVDLKYLWLTYNSIANIDTSSFYNLKLLHELRLDGNLLSSFPWESLAEMPNLRTLDLHNNLMTSIPAEAGKYLRNLTYLDISSNKLTSLPSDILDILLPFSETGLPRNTEPRNADSIIQRVILGLQDNPWYCDCRISKLIEFSKIVDTAILLLDPFVACSGPESLAGILFQRAELEQCLKPSVMTSATKITSPLGSNVLLRCDATGYPTPQLTWVRSDNVPVNYTVIQESPGEGVRWSIISLTGISYKDAGDYRCKAKNLAGMSEAAVTVTVVGVVTTTVSPQKYGKKTAADQQNTTQEEVKQESLNATTASPSTLPTSTSSPTTVATSEGPTTDRSSDKKPPKSMPDGRKNAKSNTNGGKKQPGDVSKKDDGTSLSAAAGAEKNGAVKNLRVIPETDERVTLTWKTASVTSNSSLTVLYSKYGEKDMLPLSTDPSKNKVTIDGLEPSTQYMACVVPKGTPPTKDQCIIFSTDGITMEDDYQIPILLVAGGVACAVVLPLIFFLLYKVLMLHRKPKPVREDDLEKETYVKFETLSLKPRSVVAGGELWARRNTDESERLLLCSRSSMDSQMTFKSEGSRSEYLC, encoded by the exons ATGGATGCCTATGTTCACAGCCGTGGCACACAGAGGGAGTGCCTAGGAATAAAAGATTTTAGGTTTTGGGTATATCAATTGTCCTGGAAGGAAGTCATGTATCTGATTGCTGCTGTCTGCATTGTGATGAGCTTTTTGGAAGAAGTCGATAGTTTCTGCCCATCTCAGTGCACTTGCATCTATCATGGCAGAGGGGACGACACTGGAACAAG GTCTGTGCTGTGCAATGATCCTGATATGTTTGAGATACCTGTAAACGTTCCAGTGGATACAGTGAAACTCCGGATAGAAAAGACTGTCATACGAAAGATCCCAACTGAAGCCTTCTACTACCTGGTGGATCTCAAATACCTGTGGCTTACCTACAACTCTATAGCAAACATTGACACGAGCAGCTTCTATAATTTAAAACTATTGCATGAATTGCGCCTGGATGGGAATTTGCTGTCAAGTTTCCCTTGGGAATCTTTGGCTGAGATGCCTAACCTCCGAACACTTGACTTACACAACAACCTAATGACCAGCATTCCTGCTGAGGCCGGCAAATATCTGAGGAATCTCACTTACCTGGACATATCTAGCAACAAATTAACCTCTCTGCCATCAGACATCTTGGATatcttgcttcctttttctgaaaCAGGATTGCCCAGAAACACAGAACCCAGGAATGCAGACTCCATAATACAGAGGGTCATACTAG GCTTGCAGGACAACCCATGGTATTGTGACTGTCGGATTTCCAAGCTAATTGAATTTTCCAAAATTGTGGATACCGCCATTTTGCTTCTGGACCCTTTTGTGGCTTGCAGTGGACCTGAGAGCCTGGCTGGGATTTTGTTCCAAAGAGCAGAGCTGGAACAGTGCTTGAAACCATCCGTCATGACTTCGGCCACAAAGATCACCTCGCCCCTGGGAAGCAACGTCCTACTGCGCTGTGATGCAACTGGCTATCCCACCCCACAACTCACCTGGGTTAGGTCAGACAATGTGCCGGTGAACTATACAG TTATTCAAGAAAGTCCCGGTGAAGGTGTAAGATGGTCCATCATCAGCTTGACCGGCATTTCCTACAAGGATGCAGGTGACTACAGATGCAAGGCCAAAAATTTGGCTGGAATGTCAGAAGCTGCTGTTACAGTCACTGTTGTTGGCGTTGTCACCACAACTGTTTCTCCACAAAAGTACGGGAAAAAGACTGCAGCAGACCAGCAAAACACGACCCAGGAAGAGGTCAAACAAGAATCCTTGAATGCAACCACCGCTTCTCCTTCAACACTGCCTACAAGCACTTCTTCTCCTACAACAGTGGCTACCAGTGAAGGGCCTACAACTGACAGAAGCAGCGACAAAAAACCACCCAAGTCAATGCCAGATGGAAGAAAGAACGCCAAATCAAATACAAACGGAGGCAAGAAACAACCAGGTGATGTCAGCAAGAAGGATGACGGGACATCCctcagcgcagcagcaggagctgAAAAAAACGGTGCAGTAAAAAACCTAAGAGTAATTCCTGAAACTGACGAAAGAGTGACCTTAACATGGAAAACTGCCAGTGTCACAAGCAACTCTTCTTTGACTGTGTTGTACTCAAAGTATGGGGAGAAAGACATGCTGCCCCTGAGCACTGACCCCTCGAAAAACAAAGTCACCATAGATGGTTTGGAACCCAGCACACAATACATGGCCTGTGTTGTTCCCAAAGGGACCCCACCTACGAAGGACCAATGCATCATTTTCTCCACTGATGGAATTACCATGGAAGATGATTATCAGATTCCCATTTTGCTGGTAGCTGGTGGGGTGGCCTGTGCCGTTGTCTTACCGTTGATATTTTTCTTACTGTATAAAGTCTTAATGCTTCACAGGAAACCAAAACCTGTCAGGGAAGATGACCTTGAAAAAGAGACTTACGTCAAATTTGAAACCCTTTCCCTCAAACCACGTTCCGTGGTGGCAGGTGGGGAGCTTTGGGCTCGGCGGAACACCGATGAGTCAGAAAGACTACTGCTGTGTTCTAGGTCAAGTATGGATTCTCAGATGACCTTCAAAAGTGAAGGCTCAAGGTCAGAGTACCTCTGCTGA